The Saccharothrix variisporea genome has a segment encoding these proteins:
- a CDS encoding response regulator transcription factor, producing the protein MRPRVLVVDDEVGVRRALERGLAAEGMEVVTAADGPNALRVALTGAFDVVLLDIMLPGLSGYRVLQRMRAEGVRTPVLMVSAKDGEVDQADGLDLGADGYLVKPFSFVVLVAQVRALLRRNRADLARRKLKLGELVVDRAVREVSWAGVPVNLSPREYAVLDVLASRAGSVVTKDELLRTVWGDEQAATRNAVEVYVGYLRRKLDAMGAGEVVRTVRGHGYLASTPDLDAALDSAAARRR; encoded by the coding sequence GTGAGGCCACGGGTGTTGGTTGTTGACGACGAGGTGGGCGTTCGGCGTGCGCTGGAGCGTGGGTTGGCTGCCGAGGGCATGGAGGTGGTCACTGCCGCCGACGGGCCGAACGCCTTGCGTGTGGCGTTGACCGGGGCCTTCGACGTGGTGTTGTTGGACATCATGCTGCCCGGGCTCAGCGGGTACCGGGTGCTCCAGCGGATGCGGGCCGAAGGGGTGCGGACGCCCGTGTTGATGGTGTCGGCCAAGGACGGGGAGGTCGACCAGGCCGACGGGCTCGACCTCGGGGCGGACGGGTACCTGGTCAAGCCGTTCAGCTTCGTGGTGTTGGTGGCGCAGGTTCGGGCCTTGCTGCGGCGGAACCGGGCCGATCTCGCTCGGCGGAAGTTGAAGTTGGGGGAGTTGGTGGTGGACCGGGCCGTGCGCGAGGTGTCGTGGGCGGGGGTGCCGGTCAACCTGTCGCCGCGTGAGTACGCCGTGTTGGACGTGTTGGCCAGTCGGGCCGGGTCCGTGGTGACCAAGGACGAGCTGCTCCGGACCGTGTGGGGGGACGAGCAGGCGGCGACCCGGAACGCGGTCGAGGTGTACGTGGGCTACCTGCGGCGCAAGCTGGACGCCATGGGTGCCGGGGAAGTCGTGCGGACCGTGCGCGGCCACGGGTACCTCGCCTCCACTCCCGACCTGGACGCGGCGCTGGACTCGGCCGCCGCTCGGCGCAGGTGA
- a CDS encoding LolA family protein: MNRRRVTVVAAAVGVVAGVAGLGVLAMPAGAGPAPVLPEVGAEALVESVLTAKPAAFGGAVEVSNDLGIPGITGLPQLSDGDSKLRVWTDGSGRVRVQLPARDAERTFVDDGETGWVWDSADQKVTKLAHGQLEEPKLQLDPNAPQVPADPVAVAREAVAKIKEFSDVSVDGTARVADRPAYELVLTPKPTERTVLREVRVAVDSELRIPLRFEVLTNGTAAPAVQIGFSELNVGPQDASLFTFTPPPGAKVEQPELREPTDDEKARAQGAFAEADPQVVGEGWDQVLTARVPTNALEELAQQQGGGREWEREGRPGQDVDVQGLLKQLGKQVSGPWGSGTLITTRVGGLLLADDGRVAAGAVPEQVLVEAIGQVK; this comes from the coding sequence ATGAACCGGAGAAGGGTGACCGTGGTCGCCGCGGCGGTCGGCGTGGTCGCCGGGGTCGCGGGGTTGGGGGTGCTCGCGATGCCCGCCGGTGCGGGGCCGGCGCCGGTGCTGCCCGAGGTGGGGGCCGAGGCGTTGGTGGAGTCGGTGTTGACCGCCAAGCCCGCCGCGTTCGGTGGTGCGGTCGAGGTGAGCAACGACCTGGGCATTCCCGGGATCACCGGGTTGCCGCAGTTGTCCGACGGCGACTCCAAGCTGCGGGTCTGGACGGACGGCTCCGGGCGGGTTCGGGTGCAGTTGCCGGCTCGGGACGCCGAGCGGACGTTCGTCGACGATGGTGAGACCGGCTGGGTGTGGGACTCCGCGGACCAGAAGGTCACCAAGCTGGCGCACGGGCAGCTCGAAGAGCCCAAGCTCCAGCTCGACCCGAACGCGCCGCAGGTGCCGGCCGACCCGGTGGCGGTGGCGCGGGAGGCCGTGGCGAAGATCAAGGAGTTCAGCGACGTGAGCGTGGACGGCACGGCGCGGGTCGCCGACCGGCCCGCCTACGAGCTGGTGCTCACACCCAAGCCCACCGAGCGGACGGTGCTGCGGGAGGTGCGGGTGGCCGTCGACTCGGAGTTGCGCATCCCGCTGCGGTTCGAGGTGCTGACCAACGGCACCGCCGCGCCGGCCGTGCAGATCGGGTTCTCCGAGCTCAACGTCGGGCCGCAGGACGCTTCGCTGTTCACCTTCACCCCGCCGCCGGGTGCGAAGGTGGAGCAGCCGGAGCTGCGTGAGCCCACCGACGACGAGAAGGCGCGCGCCCAGGGCGCGTTCGCCGAGGCGGACCCGCAGGTCGTGGGCGAGGGCTGGGACCAGGTGCTGACCGCGCGTGTCCCGACGAACGCGCTGGAGGAGCTGGCGCAGCAGCAGGGCGGCGGCCGGGAGTGGGAGCGCGAGGGCCGGCCGGGGCAGGACGTGGACGTCCAGGGCCTGCTCAAGCAGCTCGGCAAGCAGGTCAGCGGCCCGTGGGGGTCGGGCACGCTGATCACCACCCGGGTCGGTGGCCTGCTGCTCGCCGACGACGGCCGCGTGGCCGCGGGTGCCGTGCCGGAGCAGGTGCTGGTCGAGGCGATCGGCCAGGTGAAGTGA
- a CDS encoding ABC transporter permease, whose product MTATSLSVTTLEPVRAPLARQLRSELRWIIRRPRTVIGLFGLCLVPVLAGIGLWFAVDDGDASGGPGLAAIIGGNGLVLPVFTLFLALPLLLPLVGAIWAADGLAGEAQHGTLRGLLIAPVGRMRLLAVKSFGVATMTLFAITLMAFVAVITGAVLFGGSGMLTLSGTTLPFGAALGRIALTILLVTVQVWGVAAIAMAISACTEHPLVVMAATMAGVIVFAVLGLFEALDWLHPYLITTYWNNLIDVMRDPLPTEALWRSTALAGCYILIGLSLAAMRLATRDN is encoded by the coding sequence ATGACCGCCACATCACTGTCGGTGACCACGCTGGAGCCCGTCAGGGCCCCGCTGGCCCGTCAGCTGCGCTCGGAGCTGCGCTGGATCATCCGCCGACCGCGCACGGTGATCGGGTTGTTCGGCCTGTGCCTGGTGCCGGTCCTGGCCGGCATCGGCCTGTGGTTCGCGGTGGACGACGGCGACGCCTCCGGCGGCCCCGGCCTCGCCGCGATCATCGGCGGCAACGGCCTGGTCCTGCCGGTCTTCACGCTGTTCCTGGCGCTGCCACTGCTCCTGCCGCTGGTGGGCGCGATCTGGGCCGCCGACGGCCTGGCGGGCGAGGCGCAGCACGGCACCCTGCGCGGGCTGCTGATCGCGCCGGTCGGCCGGATGCGCCTGCTCGCCGTGAAGTCGTTCGGCGTGGCCACGATGACGTTGTTCGCGATCACCCTGATGGCCTTCGTGGCCGTGATCACCGGGGCGGTCCTGTTCGGCGGCAGCGGGATGCTGACCCTGTCGGGCACGACCCTCCCGTTCGGGGCGGCGCTGGGCCGCATCGCGCTGACGATCCTGCTGGTGACCGTGCAGGTCTGGGGCGTCGCGGCGATCGCGATGGCGATCTCGGCGTGCACCGAGCACCCGCTGGTCGTGATGGCCGCGACCATGGCGGGCGTGATCGTGTTCGCCGTGCTGGGGCTGTTCGAGGCGCTGGACTGGCTGCACCCGTACCTGATCACCACGTACTGGAACAACCTGATCGACGTCATGCGCGACCCGCTGCCCACCGAGGCCCTGTGGCGGAGCACCGCCCTGGCCGGCTGCTACATCCTGATCGGCCTGTCGCTGGCCGCGATGCGCCTGGCGACCAGGGACAACTGA
- the typA gene encoding translational GTPase TypA: protein MPTATASIKETLVRNDLRNVAIVAHVDHGKTTLVDAMLRQSGAFSERAELVDRVMDSGELEREKGITILAKNTAVRRHTPDGVVTINVVDTPGHADFGGEVERGLSMVDGVVLLVDASEGPLPQTRFVLRKTLAAGLPVILVVNKVDRPDARISEVVEEAHDLLLDLATEVGADDSVLDLPVVYASARAGRASLNQPEDGGLPDEENLDSLFEVLLNHIPAPTGDADAPLRALVTNLDASTFLGRIALCRIAAGRIRKGETVSWCREDGSVQKVKITELLITEALERVPAEEARAGDLVAIAGIPDITIGDTLADVDNPEPLPRITVDEPAISMTIGVNTSPLAGRNGGTKLTARLLKSRLDSELVGNVSVRVLPTERPDTWEVQGRGELALAILVEQMRREGFELTVGKPQVVTKTIDGKLHEPYERLTIDAPEEHLGAVTQLLANRKGRMENMSGHGTGRIKLDYVVPSRGLIGFRTEFLTETRGTGIANAVSEGYGPWAGEIRTRHNGSLVADRAGSITAYAMIQLADRGTFFVEPGADTYEGMVVGENPRAEDLDVNVCREKKLTNMRSSTADVMETLARPRKLSLEEALEFCAADECVEVAPDVVRVRKIILDANLRGRERNRQKLRNA from the coding sequence GTGCCCACGGCCACCGCGTCGATCAAGGAAACGCTGGTCCGCAACGACCTGCGCAACGTCGCGATCGTCGCGCACGTTGACCACGGCAAGACCACCCTGGTCGACGCCATGCTCCGCCAGTCCGGGGCCTTCTCGGAACGAGCTGAACTCGTGGACCGGGTCATGGACTCGGGCGAGCTGGAGCGCGAGAAGGGCATCACCATCCTCGCCAAGAACACGGCGGTGCGGCGGCACACGCCCGACGGCGTGGTCACCATCAACGTCGTGGACACCCCCGGCCACGCCGACTTCGGCGGCGAGGTCGAGCGCGGCCTGTCCATGGTCGACGGCGTCGTGCTGCTGGTGGACGCCTCCGAGGGCCCGCTGCCGCAGACCCGGTTCGTGCTGCGCAAGACGCTGGCCGCCGGCCTGCCGGTGATCCTCGTGGTCAACAAGGTCGACCGCCCCGACGCCCGGATCTCCGAGGTCGTCGAGGAGGCCCACGACCTGCTGCTGGACCTGGCCACCGAGGTCGGCGCGGACGACTCCGTGCTGGACCTGCCGGTCGTCTACGCCTCCGCCCGCGCCGGCCGCGCGTCGCTGAACCAGCCCGAGGACGGCGGCCTGCCCGACGAGGAGAACCTCGACTCGCTGTTCGAGGTGCTGCTCAACCACATCCCGGCGCCCACCGGCGACGCCGACGCCCCGCTGCGCGCGCTGGTCACCAACCTCGACGCGTCCACGTTCCTGGGCCGCATCGCGCTGTGCCGCATCGCCGCCGGCCGCATCCGCAAGGGCGAGACGGTGTCGTGGTGCCGCGAGGACGGCTCGGTGCAGAAGGTGAAGATCACCGAGCTGCTGATCACCGAGGCGCTGGAGCGGGTCCCGGCCGAGGAGGCGCGCGCGGGTGACCTGGTCGCCATCGCGGGCATCCCGGACATCACCATCGGCGACACGCTGGCCGACGTCGACAACCCGGAGCCGCTGCCCCGGATCACCGTCGACGAGCCCGCCATCTCGATGACCATCGGCGTCAACACCTCGCCGCTGGCCGGCCGCAACGGCGGCACCAAGCTGACCGCCCGCCTGCTCAAGTCCCGCCTGGACTCCGAGCTGGTCGGCAACGTGTCGGTGCGGGTCCTGCCCACCGAGCGCCCGGACACCTGGGAGGTGCAGGGCCGCGGCGAGCTGGCACTGGCCATCCTGGTCGAGCAGATGCGCCGCGAGGGCTTCGAGCTGACCGTCGGCAAGCCGCAGGTGGTCACCAAGACGATCGACGGCAAGCTGCACGAGCCCTACGAGCGGCTGACCATCGACGCCCCCGAGGAGCACCTCGGCGCGGTCACCCAGCTGCTGGCCAACCGCAAGGGCCGGATGGAGAACATGTCCGGCCACGGCACCGGCCGGATCAAGCTGGACTACGTCGTGCCCTCGCGCGGCCTGATCGGCTTCCGCACCGAGTTCCTCACCGAGACCCGCGGCACCGGCATCGCCAACGCCGTGTCCGAGGGCTACGGCCCGTGGGCCGGCGAGATCCGGACCCGCCACAACGGCTCGCTGGTCGCCGACCGCGCCGGCTCCATCACCGCGTACGCGATGATCCAGCTGGCCGACCGCGGCACGTTCTTCGTCGAGCCGGGCGCGGACACCTACGAGGGCATGGTCGTGGGCGAGAACCCGCGCGCCGAGGACCTCGACGTGAACGTGTGCCGCGAGAAGAAGCTGACCAACATGCGGTCCTCGACGGCCGACGTGATGGAGACCCTGGCCCGGCCGCGCAAGCTCAGCCTGGAGGAGGCGCTGGAGTTCTGCGCCGCCGACGAGTGCGTCGAGGTCGCGCCGGACGTGGTCCGCGTCCGCAAGATCATCCTGGACGCCAACCTGCGCGGTCGCGAGCGCAACCGCCAGAAGCTGCGCAACGCCTGA
- a CDS encoding ABC transporter ATP-binding protein — protein sequence MSLRLDGITVRYGSLAAVSDVDLAVGDGEVVALLGPSGCGKSTLLRTVAGLEPPASGRVTWDGADLAGVPVHRRGFGLVFQDGQLFPHRDVAGNVAFGLRMHRVDREARRKRVDELLELVGLAGYQRRRVTELSGGEQQRVALARALAPRPRLVLLDEPLSALDRALREQLAVDLARLLREAGATALVVTHDHDEAFTLADRVAVMRAGRIVQVGEPAAVWRSPADVETARFLGCGKVLAADRASELFGVASRVGLRASALRVDPSGTLEATVVERVHRRDHVRLLVLVEGDEFEAVAPVAAPPEPGDRVRLTTDLDGVAIIG from the coding sequence ATGTCGTTGCGGCTGGACGGGATCACCGTGCGGTACGGGTCGCTGGCCGCGGTGTCCGATGTGGACCTCGCGGTGGGCGACGGCGAGGTGGTGGCGCTCCTCGGGCCGTCCGGCTGCGGGAAGTCGACCCTGCTGCGGACCGTGGCGGGCCTGGAGCCGCCCGCGTCCGGGCGCGTGACGTGGGACGGCGCGGACCTGGCGGGCGTGCCCGTGCACCGGCGCGGGTTCGGGCTGGTGTTCCAGGACGGGCAGCTGTTCCCGCACCGGGACGTGGCCGGGAACGTGGCCTTCGGGCTGCGGATGCACCGGGTGGACCGGGAGGCGCGGCGCAAGCGCGTGGACGAGCTGCTGGAACTGGTCGGCCTGGCCGGCTACCAGCGCCGCCGGGTGACCGAGCTGTCCGGCGGCGAGCAGCAACGGGTGGCCCTGGCCCGCGCCCTGGCCCCGCGACCGCGGCTGGTGCTGCTGGACGAGCCGCTGTCGGCGTTGGACCGCGCGCTGCGCGAGCAGCTGGCGGTGGACCTGGCGCGGCTGCTGCGGGAGGCCGGCGCGACCGCGCTGGTCGTCACCCACGACCACGACGAGGCCTTCACGCTGGCCGACCGGGTGGCCGTCATGCGGGCGGGCCGGATCGTGCAGGTGGGGGAGCCCGCGGCGGTGTGGCGGTCGCCCGCGGACGTCGAGACGGCCCGGTTCCTCGGGTGCGGCAAGGTGCTGGCGGCGGATCGAGCCTCCGAGCTGTTCGGGGTGGCGTCGAGGGTGGGCCTGCGCGCTTCCGCACTGCGCGTGGACCCGTCCGGCACCCTGGAGGCGACGGTCGTGGAACGCGTCCACCGCCGCGACCACGTGCGCCTGCTGGTGCTCGTGGAGGGGGACGAGTTCGAGGCGGTGGCCCCGGTCGCCGCGCCCCCCGAGCCGGGCGACCGGGTCCGGTTGACCACCGACCTCGACGGTGTCGCGATCATCGGCTAG
- a CDS encoding NUDIX domain-containing protein: MPELRATTLVDAPLRTVAAALLDARLLARSIRGLGGRLAGGPVLHAGLELTGSVGPVAGTLLVTRADTTGVSAELVGGPLPRFVLLTDLLHTGGGTMVVDSVEWTSPGGPLGRFADVIVGRGLALRVLEARASAVASRSRELLSARVVVGAAIVRDGLLLAQQRSYPAEAAGKWELPGGRVEAGESDADAVVRECAEELGVTVVAGDQVGPDVPLRQDLLLRIYRADLVSGEPAAHDHRDVRWVGAAELDALDWLPADRVLVPALHDLLG, encoded by the coding sequence GTGCCCGAGCTGCGTGCGACGACGCTGGTGGACGCCCCGCTGCGGACCGTGGCGGCGGCGCTGTTGGACGCGCGGCTGCTGGCGCGGTCGATCCGGGGCCTGGGTGGGCGGCTGGCCGGCGGGCCGGTGCTGCACGCGGGGTTGGAGCTGACCGGGTCGGTGGGGCCGGTGGCCGGGACGTTGTTGGTGACCCGCGCGGACACGACCGGGGTGTCGGCGGAGCTGGTGGGTGGGCCGTTGCCGCGGTTCGTGCTGCTCACGGACCTGTTGCACACCGGCGGCGGGACGATGGTCGTGGACTCCGTGGAGTGGACCAGCCCCGGTGGGCCGCTGGGGCGGTTCGCCGACGTGATCGTCGGGCGCGGGTTGGCGTTGCGGGTGTTGGAGGCGCGGGCCTCCGCGGTGGCGTCGCGCAGCCGTGAGCTGCTGTCCGCGCGGGTGGTCGTGGGGGCGGCGATCGTGCGGGACGGGTTGTTGTTGGCGCAGCAGCGGTCCTACCCGGCGGAGGCGGCCGGGAAGTGGGAGTTGCCGGGTGGCCGGGTCGAGGCCGGAGAGTCCGACGCGGACGCGGTGGTGCGGGAGTGCGCGGAGGAGCTGGGGGTGACCGTGGTGGCGGGTGACCAGGTCGGCCCGGACGTGCCGCTGCGGCAGGACCTGCTGCTGCGGATCTACCGGGCCGACCTGGTGTCGGGTGAACCGGCGGCGCACGACCACCGGGACGTGCGGTGGGTGGGTGCGGCCGAGTTGGACGCGCTGGACTGGCTGCCGGCGGACCGCGTGCTGGTGCCGGCCCTGCACGACCTGCTCGGCTGA
- a CDS encoding GNAT family N-acetyltransferase yields the protein MFLETERVRLREVRESDVDALVELHAEPAVMRYLEGGKPLDRGTVVSDVLPRLRAKPGWWAGEEKATGRLLGLFAFRETEPGVRELGYRLHPAAWGKGYATEVSRALIGKGFRELGVRRVFATTMAVNTGSRRVMERVGLRFVRTFFQDWPEPIPGSEQGEVEYALDREDWTAD from the coding sequence ATGTTCCTGGAGACCGAACGGGTCCGGTTGCGCGAAGTCCGGGAGTCCGATGTGGACGCCCTCGTCGAGCTGCACGCCGAGCCCGCCGTCATGCGCTACCTGGAAGGCGGCAAGCCGCTCGACCGTGGGACCGTGGTCAGCGACGTCCTCCCCCGGCTGCGGGCCAAGCCCGGCTGGTGGGCGGGCGAGGAGAAGGCCACCGGGCGGTTGCTGGGCTTGTTCGCGTTCCGCGAGACCGAACCCGGGGTGCGGGAGCTGGGCTACCGGCTGCACCCGGCGGCGTGGGGCAAGGGGTACGCGACCGAGGTGTCCCGGGCCTTGATCGGCAAGGGGTTCCGGGAGTTGGGGGTGCGCCGGGTGTTCGCCACGACCATGGCGGTCAACACCGGCTCAAGGCGGGTCATGGAGCGCGTGGGGCTGCGGTTCGTCCGCACGTTCTTCCAGGACTGGCCCGAGCCCATCCCCGGCTCCGAGCAGGGCGAGGTGGAGTACGCGCTGGATCGCGAGGACTGGACCGCCGACTAG
- a CDS encoding ABC transporter ATP-binding protein — translation MSTSTSARVESAQAGSTPVLAARLRGLRKVYGQTVAVDRVDLDVPEGAVLGMLGPNGSGKTTTIRMLLGLVRPTEGEVELLGKALPDGAAAALPHVGALVEGPGFHPFLSGRENLRRAAAFEPLLATGSIKQAVEDALERVGLAAAAHRRYRGYSLGMKQRLGLAAALLVERRMIVLDEPTNGLDPAGTREVRNVIAELHHVGTTVVVSSHLLSEIEATCTHVAVLHRGTAVAQGELRDLLQAENSALVIVTPEFNQALNVLRDARISARPTMEGVRVELIGTTPPAVIEALVTAGIPVWEARLQRTGLEELFARLTEAQESDEGLSAVDTIEEGAR, via the coding sequence GTGAGCACCTCGACCAGCGCACGGGTGGAGTCGGCGCAGGCCGGTTCCACCCCGGTCCTCGCCGCCCGGTTGCGGGGACTGCGCAAGGTGTACGGGCAGACCGTCGCGGTGGACCGGGTGGACCTCGACGTGCCGGAGGGGGCGGTGCTGGGGATGCTCGGCCCGAACGGGTCGGGCAAGACCACCACGATCCGGATGCTGCTCGGGCTCGTGCGGCCGACCGAGGGGGAGGTCGAGCTGCTGGGGAAGGCGTTGCCCGACGGGGCGGCGGCGGCGTTGCCGCACGTGGGTGCGCTGGTCGAGGGTCCCGGGTTCCACCCGTTCCTGTCGGGGCGGGAGAACCTGCGGCGGGCGGCGGCCTTCGAGCCGCTGCTCGCCACCGGCTCCATCAAGCAGGCCGTGGAGGACGCGCTGGAACGGGTCGGGCTGGCCGCCGCCGCGCACCGCCGGTACCGGGGGTACTCGCTGGGCATGAAACAGCGGCTCGGGCTGGCGGCGGCGCTGCTGGTGGAGCGCCGGATGATCGTGCTCGACGAGCCGACCAACGGCCTGGACCCGGCGGGCACGCGCGAGGTGCGCAACGTCATCGCCGAACTGCACCACGTCGGGACGACCGTCGTGGTGTCGTCCCACCTGCTCAGCGAGATCGAGGCCACCTGCACGCACGTCGCCGTCCTGCACCGGGGCACCGCCGTCGCCCAGGGTGAGCTCCGCGACCTGCTGCAGGCGGAGAACAGCGCGCTGGTGATCGTCACGCCGGAGTTCAACCAGGCGCTCAACGTGCTGCGGGACGCCCGCATCTCGGCGCGGCCCACGATGGAGGGCGTGCGGGTCGAGCTGATCGGCACCACACCGCCCGCGGTGATCGAGGCGCTGGTCACGGCCGGCATCCCGGTCTGGGAGGCCCGTCTCCAGCGCACCGGCCTGGAGGAGCTGTTCGCCCGGCTCACCGAGGCCCAGGAGTCCGACGAGGGCCTGTCCGCGGTCGACACCATCGAGGAGGGGGCCCGATGA
- the trpS gene encoding tryptophan--tRNA ligase has protein sequence MIRLSGITPSGPVQLGNYLGAIRRWAAEGTEEDVYFIGDMHAMTTSHNPARLRALTREQVAVLIAAGVDPRSVAVQSDLVRELGALTWVLECTCTYGEAARMIQFKEKSAGRASVRLSLLTYPVLMASDILLQGAREVPVGDDQAQHVELARVLARRFNGTYGEVFVMPHGVVPKSAARVRDLADPSRKMAKSSPDSAGTVFVLDPPDLVRRKIRRAVTDDLAAVRYAPDTQPGVANLLEILGACTGKDPRELADSIGGYAELKELAAEAVVEELRGVRERTQALLDDPAELDRVRAHGAERSRARSTHRLEAALRVSGLG, from the coding sequence ATGATCAGGCTGTCCGGCATCACCCCGTCCGGTCCCGTCCAACTGGGCAACTACCTGGGCGCGATCCGGCGGTGGGCCGCCGAGGGCACCGAGGAGGACGTGTACTTCATCGGCGACATGCACGCCATGACCACGTCCCACAACCCGGCGCGGCTGCGCGCGCTGACCAGGGAGCAGGTCGCGGTCCTCATCGCGGCCGGCGTGGACCCCAGGTCGGTGGCGGTGCAGTCCGACCTGGTGCGGGAGCTGGGCGCGCTGACGTGGGTGCTGGAGTGCACCTGCACGTACGGCGAGGCGGCGCGGATGATCCAGTTCAAGGAGAAGTCCGCGGGCCGGGCGTCGGTGCGGTTGAGCCTGCTCACCTACCCCGTGCTGATGGCGTCGGACATCCTGTTGCAGGGCGCGCGCGAGGTGCCCGTGGGCGACGACCAGGCACAACACGTGGAGTTGGCGCGGGTGCTGGCCCGGCGGTTCAACGGCACGTACGGCGAGGTCTTCGTCATGCCGCACGGCGTGGTCCCGAAGTCGGCGGCGCGGGTGCGCGACCTGGCCGACCCGTCGCGCAAGATGGCCAAGTCCTCCCCCGACTCGGCCGGCACGGTGTTCGTCCTGGACCCGCCGGACCTGGTGCGCCGCAAGATCCGCCGGGCGGTGACCGATGACCTGGCGGCGGTCCGGTACGCCCCCGACACCCAGCCGGGCGTGGCGAACCTGCTGGAGATCCTGGGCGCGTGCACCGGCAAGGACCCGCGTGAGCTGGCGGACTCGATCGGCGGGTACGCCGAGCTGAAGGAGCTGGCGGCGGAGGCGGTGGTGGAGGAACTGCGCGGCGTCCGCGAACGCACCCAGGCACTCCTGGACGACCCGGCCGAACTGGACCGCGTCCGGGCACACGGGGCCGAACGCTCCCGAGCCCGCTCCACCCACCGCCTGGAGGCCGCCTTGCGCGTGTCCGGCCTGGGCTGA
- a CDS encoding YciI family protein, which yields MYIVVLEYIKPLDEVDYALPEHVDWLKKQYDAGLFLASGRQVPRTGGVIITRPMPRGKLDALLATDPFAVQKLARYQVIEFQATRTAPELAKLNEAVLS from the coding sequence ATGTACATCGTGGTGCTGGAGTACATCAAGCCGCTGGACGAAGTCGACTACGCACTGCCGGAGCACGTGGACTGGCTCAAGAAGCAGTACGACGCCGGGCTGTTCCTCGCCTCCGGCCGCCAGGTCCCCCGCACGGGCGGCGTGATCATCACCCGCCCGATGCCACGCGGGAAGCTCGACGCGCTGCTGGCCACGGACCCGTTCGCGGTGCAGAAGCTCGCCCGCTACCAGGTGATCGAGTTCCAGGCCACCCGGACCGCGCCGGAGCTGGCCAAGCTCAACGAAGCCGTCCTGAGCTGA
- a CDS encoding sensor histidine kinase, with the protein MNPRRWWLRRTLRFRITVVATGVALLGLLALTLLAPSLIGMVQISAVDNELERVSAVRVLDTAGNPLDGGPKPDLTPQDIRQLRSGEKVLRIEGDSAHRWIGRVVFAADGTPQLHVAGDTLVGYREANELGTKWLAGAAVLVAGLVGIATWLAVRSSLRPVERMRVAAGQLPRGQRLPVPAARDELQALAEALNALLARRDEATERLRRFTGDAAHELRSPVTSVRAQAEVAVAHPDPDFSIEVLESVVEESERLSNLVDALLLLARADTGEMPRAEPVDLVLQSQYAAERLKPKDLLLSIHAPMSACLISAARTEVELVLDNLLRNAARHARSFIRISVLPAAREVRLLVDDDGHGIPPEHREKVFDRFYRVESDRGRATGGFGLGLALVAHLVTRRRGTVRATESPEGGARLEVRWPEYR; encoded by the coding sequence GTGAACCCGCGCCGCTGGTGGTTGCGGCGGACGCTGCGCTTCCGCATCACCGTCGTGGCCACCGGGGTGGCGTTGCTGGGGTTGCTCGCGCTGACGCTGCTGGCCCCGAGCCTGATCGGCATGGTCCAGATCAGCGCCGTGGACAACGAGCTGGAACGGGTCTCGGCCGTGCGCGTGCTCGACACCGCCGGCAACCCGCTGGACGGCGGACCCAAGCCCGACCTGACCCCGCAGGACATCCGGCAGCTCCGGTCGGGGGAGAAGGTGCTGCGCATCGAGGGCGACAGCGCGCACCGGTGGATCGGCCGGGTCGTGTTCGCGGCCGACGGGACGCCGCAGCTGCACGTCGCCGGGGACACCCTGGTCGGCTACCGCGAGGCCAACGAGCTGGGCACGAAGTGGCTGGCCGGCGCGGCGGTGCTGGTCGCCGGGCTGGTGGGGATCGCCACGTGGCTCGCCGTGCGGTCGTCGCTGCGGCCGGTGGAGCGGATGCGGGTGGCGGCGGGACAGCTGCCGCGCGGGCAGCGGTTGCCGGTGCCGGCCGCGCGGGACGAGTTGCAGGCGTTGGCCGAGGCGTTGAACGCCCTGCTGGCACGGCGGGACGAGGCCACCGAGCGGTTGCGCCGGTTCACCGGGGACGCCGCGCACGAGCTGCGCTCGCCGGTGACGTCGGTGCGCGCCCAGGCGGAGGTCGCGGTCGCGCACCCCGATCCGGACTTCTCCATCGAGGTGCTGGAGTCGGTGGTGGAGGAGTCGGAGCGGCTGTCCAACCTGGTCGACGCGCTGCTCCTGCTGGCCCGCGCGGACACCGGCGAGATGCCCCGCGCCGAACCGGTGGACCTGGTGCTCCAGTCGCAGTACGCGGCGGAGCGGCTCAAGCCCAAGGACCTGCTGCTGTCCATCCACGCCCCGATGAGCGCGTGCCTGATCTCCGCGGCCCGCACCGAGGTCGAGCTGGTCCTGGACAACCTGCTGCGCAACGCCGCCCGCCACGCCCGGTCGTTCATCCGGATCTCGGTGCTGCCGGCGGCGCGGGAGGTGCGGCTGCTGGTGGACGACGACGGCCACGGCATCCCGCCCGAGCACCGGGAGAAGGTGTTCGACCGGTTCTACCGGGTCGAGTCGGACCGGGGCCGGGCGACCGGCGGGTTCGGGCTGGGGTTGGCGCTGGTGGCGCACCTGGTGACCCGGCGGCGGGGGACCGTGCGGGCCACCGAATCGCCGGAGGGCGGGGCACGGCTGGAGGTCCGCTGGCCGGAGTACCGCTGA